The Streptomyces sp. CC0208 genome window below encodes:
- a CDS encoding thioredoxin domain-containing protein, translating into MALTATLVGAVLAGCGQRGTPPEDAYSGLESVPEKLDPDGTTITVGNPHAPVTVHLYEDPRCPVCEEFESTGAGPELQEATVRGEARTEYTMASFLDARLGGSGSKKAVNALRAALAQGRFAEYHQVLYRHQPEEAEDGFTDARLLELAEQVEGLRGPAFDSAVKDMKYRAFVTASEKAYESAGGSEEPGGPGTPTAVINYVRIPADYNGLLFDAPLFSNLLRQIRKAPGEWGAYDFPEVTGTPGLS; encoded by the coding sequence GTGGCACTCACGGCGACCCTGGTGGGGGCGGTGCTCGCGGGATGCGGGCAGCGGGGCACGCCTCCCGAAGACGCTTACAGCGGTCTGGAGAGCGTTCCGGAGAAGCTCGACCCGGACGGTACGACGATCACCGTCGGGAACCCGCACGCCCCGGTGACGGTGCACCTCTACGAGGACCCGCGGTGCCCGGTCTGCGAGGAGTTCGAATCCACCGGAGCGGGCCCGGAACTGCAGGAGGCGACCGTGCGGGGCGAGGCGAGGACCGAGTACACCATGGCGTCCTTCCTGGACGCCAGGCTCGGTGGCAGCGGCTCGAAGAAGGCGGTCAACGCCCTGCGGGCGGCGCTGGCGCAGGGCAGGTTCGCGGAGTACCACCAGGTGCTCTACCGCCACCAGCCCGAGGAGGCAGAAGACGGCTTCACCGACGCCCGTCTGCTCGAACTGGCCGAGCAGGTCGAGGGGTTGCGGGGGCCGGCCTTCGACTCAGCGGTGAAGGACATGAAGTACCGGGCCTTCGTGACGGCGTCCGAGAAGGCCTACGAGAGTGCCGGTGGCAGCGAGGAACCCGGGGGCCCGGGCACACCGACCGCGGTGATCAACTACGTACGCATCCCGGCCGACTACAACGGCCTGCTCTTCGACGCGCCGCTGTTCTCGAACCTGCTCCGGCAGATTCGCAAGGCGCCGGGGGAGTGGGGAGCGTACGACTTCCCGGAGGTCACAGGGACGCCGGGCCTCTCCTGA
- the pgl gene encoding 6-phosphogluconolactonase translates to MSTPQLVVHHDKELMAQAAAARLITKIVDAQASRGSASVVLTGGRNGNGLLAALAAAPARDAIDWGRLELWWGDERYLPEGDPERNDTQAREALLDAVPLDPKRVHAMPASDGPHGDDVEAAAAAYAEELARAAGPENHGAVPTFDVLMLGVGPDTHVASLFPELPAVRETERTVVGVHGAPKPPPTRVSLTLPAIRAAREVWLLAAGEDKAQAAAIALSGAGEIQAPAAGARGRARTLWLLDSAAASQLPRSLYPPASS, encoded by the coding sequence GTGAGCACCCCGCAACTGGTCGTGCACCACGACAAGGAGCTGATGGCCCAGGCCGCCGCGGCCCGTCTGATCACCAAGATCGTGGACGCGCAGGCCTCCCGGGGCTCGGCGTCGGTGGTCCTCACGGGTGGCCGCAACGGCAACGGCCTGCTGGCCGCCCTGGCCGCAGCGCCCGCCCGGGACGCCATCGACTGGGGCCGCCTGGAGCTGTGGTGGGGCGACGAGCGCTACCTGCCCGAGGGCGACCCGGAACGCAATGACACGCAGGCCCGCGAGGCCCTGCTCGACGCCGTACCCCTGGACCCGAAGCGCGTGCACGCCATGCCCGCGTCGGACGGCCCCCACGGGGACGACGTCGAGGCCGCGGCGGCGGCCTACGCCGAGGAGCTGGCCCGTGCGGCCGGGCCCGAGAACCACGGCGCGGTCCCGACCTTCGACGTCCTGATGCTGGGCGTCGGCCCGGACACCCACGTGGCGTCCCTGTTCCCGGAGCTCCCCGCGGTACGGGAGACCGAGCGCACGGTCGTCGGTGTGCACGGGGCCCCGAAGCCCCCGCCCACCCGGGTGTCGTTGACCCTGCCCGCGATCCGCGCGGCCCGCGAGGTCTGGCTCCTCGCGGCCGGTGAGGACAAGGCACAGGCCGCGGCGATCGCCCTGTCCGGAGCGGGCGAGATCCAGGCCCCGGCGGCCGGGGCCCGTGGCCGGGCCCGCACCCTGTGGCTGCTGGACTCGGCGGCCGCCTCCCAGCTGCCGCGGTCGCTGTATCCGCCGGCTTCGTCGTAA
- the opcA gene encoding glucose-6-phosphate dehydrogenase assembly protein OpcA: MKTDLTDTTASKINKALVKARRAIGTPAVGMVLTLVIVTDEENAYDALKAANDASREHPSRTLVVVKRVSRSPRDRTQSRLDAEVRVGADAGTGETVVLRLYGEIVDHAQSVVLPLLLPDAPVVVWWPVDAPLDPAGDPLGALAQRRVTDTYSSEQPVRELTARADTYTPGDTDLSWTRITPWRSMLAAALDQVTCKVEAVEVEGEEFNPSCELLAMWLADRLDVPVKRSLSSGPGLTAVRMHTDSGPIVLDRADGSLATLSIQGQPDRAVALKRRDTAELIAEELRRLDPDDTYASALRFGVERLNPSVPFPQPGPDAKGAGTEGADAKGSGAEGSGAEGEPVKGEPVSGGPSAVSTELAVEAPVEGAAQAPGAHGPQGSPSASLKPVPSGLSGNGKAAK; this comes from the coding sequence ATGAAGACAGACCTCACCGACACCACCGCCAGCAAGATCAACAAGGCGCTGGTCAAGGCGCGCCGGGCCATCGGCACACCGGCCGTCGGCATGGTGCTCACCCTGGTCATCGTCACGGACGAGGAGAACGCCTACGACGCCCTCAAGGCCGCCAACGACGCGTCCCGCGAGCACCCTTCGCGCACGCTGGTGGTCGTCAAGCGGGTGTCGCGCAGTCCCCGTGACCGCACCCAGTCCCGCCTCGACGCCGAGGTGCGGGTGGGCGCGGACGCGGGCACCGGCGAGACGGTGGTGCTGCGGCTGTACGGCGAGATCGTCGACCACGCCCAGTCGGTGGTCCTTCCGCTGCTGCTGCCGGACGCGCCCGTCGTCGTCTGGTGGCCGGTGGACGCGCCGCTCGACCCGGCCGGGGACCCGCTCGGGGCGCTCGCCCAGCGGCGGGTCACCGACACGTACTCCTCCGAGCAGCCGGTGCGCGAGCTGACGGCGCGCGCCGACACCTACACGCCGGGCGACACCGACCTCTCCTGGACCCGCATCACACCGTGGCGTTCGATGCTGGCCGCCGCGCTCGACCAGGTCACCTGCAAGGTGGAGGCCGTGGAGGTGGAGGGCGAGGAGTTCAACCCGAGCTGCGAGCTGCTGGCGATGTGGCTGGCGGACCGGCTGGACGTGCCGGTGAAGCGTTCACTGTCGAGCGGTCCCGGCCTCACGGCGGTACGCATGCACACGGACAGCGGTCCGATCGTGCTGGACCGTGCGGACGGCTCGCTCGCCACGCTCTCCATCCAGGGACAGCCGGACCGTGCGGTGGCGCTCAAGCGCCGGGACACGGCCGAGCTGATCGCGGAGGAGCTGCGCAGGCTGGACCCGGACGACACGTACGCCTCCGCGCTGCGCTTCGGGGTGGAACGGCTGAACCCGTCGGTGCCCTTTCCGCAACCGGGTCCCGATGCCAAAGGTGCCGGCACGGAAGGTGCCGACGCCAAAGGTTCCGGAGCAGAAGGTTCTGGCGCAGAGGGAGAACCCGTCAAAGGAGAACCCGTCTCCGGAGGACCGTCCGCAGTCTCCACCGAGCTCGCCGTCGAAGCCCCTGTCGAGGGCGCTGCGCAAGCTCCCGGGGCGCACGGGCCGCAAGGCTCGCCGTCGGCATCGCTGAAGCCGGTCCCCTCCGGCCTGTCCGGGAACGGGAAGGCGGCGAAGTGA
- the zwf gene encoding glucose-6-phosphate dehydrogenase: MSSSNPLRDPADRRLPRIAGPSGLVIFGVTGDLSRKKLMPAVYDLANRGLLPPGFSLVGFARRDWENEDFAEVVHDAVKEHARTPFREEVWQQLIQGMRFVQGTFDDDDSFERLRDTIDELDKAQGTGGNFAFYLSVPPSAFPVVIQQLKKHRLADQSSGSWRRAVIEKPFGHNLKSAEELNATVEEVFAPDQVFRIDHYLGKETVQNILALRFANTMFEPIWNRSFVDHVQITMAEDIGIGGRAGYYDGIGAARDVIQNHLLQLMALTAMEEPASFDADALAAEKTKVLGAVKLPKDLGRDTVRGQYAAGWQGGEKAVGYLQEDGIDPQSKTDTYAAIKVEIDNRRWAGVPFYLRTGKRLGRRVTEIAVVFQRAPHSPFDTTATEELGSNAIVIRVQPDEGVTVRFGSKVPGTSMEIRDVSMDFAYGESFTESSPEAYERLILDVLLGDSNLFPRTEEVELSWKILDPIEEYWDTHGKPAQYPSGTWGPVEADEMLAREGRSWRRP; encoded by the coding sequence TTGTCGAGCAGCAATCCGCTGCGTGACCCTGCCGACCGACGGCTCCCGCGTATCGCGGGGCCGTCGGGCCTGGTCATCTTCGGCGTCACGGGCGATTTGTCACGAAAGAAGCTCATGCCCGCCGTGTACGACCTCGCGAACCGGGGTCTGCTGCCGCCGGGCTTCTCGCTGGTCGGCTTCGCCCGGCGGGACTGGGAGAACGAGGACTTCGCGGAAGTCGTCCACGACGCCGTCAAGGAGCACGCCAGAACGCCGTTCCGCGAGGAGGTCTGGCAGCAGCTCATCCAGGGGATGCGCTTCGTCCAGGGCACCTTCGACGACGACGACTCGTTCGAGCGGCTGCGCGACACCATCGACGAACTCGACAAGGCCCAGGGCACCGGCGGCAACTTCGCCTTCTACCTGTCCGTGCCGCCGTCCGCCTTCCCAGTGGTCATCCAGCAGCTGAAGAAGCACCGGCTGGCCGACCAGTCGAGCGGCTCCTGGCGGCGCGCGGTCATCGAGAAGCCCTTCGGCCACAACCTCAAGTCGGCCGAGGAGCTCAACGCGACCGTCGAGGAGGTCTTCGCCCCGGACCAGGTCTTCCGCATCGACCACTACCTGGGCAAGGAGACCGTCCAGAACATCCTGGCGCTGCGCTTCGCCAACACGATGTTCGAGCCGATCTGGAACCGGTCCTTCGTGGACCACGTCCAGATCACCATGGCCGAGGACATCGGCATCGGCGGCCGGGCGGGCTACTACGACGGCATCGGCGCCGCCCGTGACGTCATCCAGAACCACCTGCTCCAGCTCATGGCCCTCACGGCCATGGAGGAGCCGGCCTCCTTCGACGCGGACGCGCTGGCCGCGGAGAAGACCAAGGTGCTCGGCGCGGTGAAGCTGCCGAAGGACCTGGGCCGGGACACCGTGCGCGGACAGTACGCGGCCGGCTGGCAGGGCGGCGAGAAGGCGGTCGGCTACCTCCAGGAAGACGGCATCGACCCGCAGTCCAAGACCGACACGTACGCGGCCATCAAGGTGGAGATCGACAACCGGCGCTGGGCCGGAGTGCCGTTCTACCTGCGCACCGGCAAGCGCCTCGGCCGCCGGGTCACCGAGATCGCGGTGGTCTTCCAGCGGGCGCCGCACTCCCCCTTCGACACGACGGCCACCGAGGAGCTCGGCTCCAACGCGATCGTCATCCGCGTCCAGCCCGACGAGGGCGTCACCGTCCGCTTCGGCTCCAAGGTGCCGGGCACCTCGATGGAGATCCGGGACGTGTCCATGGACTTCGCCTACGGCGAGTCGTTCACGGAGTCCTCGCCCGAGGCGTACGAGCGCCTGATCCTCGACGTCCTGCTCGGCGACTCGAACCTCTTCCCCCGCACGGAGGAGGTCGAGCTGTCCTGGAAGATCCTCGACCCGATCGAGGAGTACTGGGACACGCACGGCAAGCCCGCCCAGTACCCCTCCGGTACCTGGGGCCCGGTCGAGGCCGACGAAATGCTCGCACGAGAGGGACGGAGCTGGCGCCGGCCATGA
- the tal gene encoding transaldolase translates to MTDALKRLSEEGVAIWLDDLSRKRITSGNLAELIDQQHVVGVTTNPSIFQKAISEGDGYDQQLSDLAFRKVSVEEALRMITTADVRDAADILRPVFDATNGQDGRVSIEVDPRLAHNLKATVAEAKQLAWLVDRPNTLIKIPATQAGIPAITEVIGLGISVNVTLIFSLERYRLVMDAFLAGLEKAKERGLDLSKIHSVASFFVSRVDTEIDKRIDALGTDEAKAARGKAGVANARLAYQAYEEVFSGERWAKLENAGANKQRPLWASTGVKDPAYKKTMYVEELVAPNTVNTMPEATLFATEEQGEIRGDAVAGTYEQARADLDALEKLGISYDEVVQLLEDEGVEKFEAAWNDLLKSTEAELQRLAPSEG, encoded by the coding sequence ATGACAGACGCACTCAAGCGCCTCTCCGAGGAAGGCGTGGCGATCTGGCTGGACGACCTGTCGCGCAAGCGGATCACGTCCGGCAACCTCGCCGAGCTGATCGACCAGCAGCACGTCGTGGGCGTCACCACCAACCCCTCGATCTTCCAGAAGGCGATCTCCGAGGGCGACGGTTACGACCAGCAGCTGTCGGACCTGGCGTTCCGCAAGGTGTCCGTCGAAGAGGCCCTCCGCATGATCACGACGGCGGACGTCCGCGACGCCGCCGACATCCTGCGCCCGGTCTTCGACGCGACGAACGGACAGGACGGCCGGGTCTCGATCGAGGTCGACCCGCGCCTGGCGCACAACCTCAAGGCGACCGTCGCCGAGGCCAAGCAGCTCGCCTGGCTCGTCGACCGCCCCAACACCCTCATCAAGATCCCGGCCACCCAGGCCGGCATCCCCGCGATCACCGAGGTCATCGGCCTCGGGATCAGCGTCAACGTCACGCTGATCTTCTCGCTGGAGCGCTACCGCCTGGTCATGGACGCCTTCCTGGCCGGCCTGGAGAAGGCCAAGGAGCGGGGCCTGGACCTGTCGAAGATCCACTCCGTGGCGTCCTTCTTCGTGTCCCGCGTGGACACCGAGATCGACAAGCGCATCGACGCGCTCGGCACCGACGAGGCCAAGGCCGCCCGCGGCAAGGCCGGCGTGGCCAACGCGCGCCTGGCCTACCAGGCGTACGAGGAGGTCTTCTCGGGCGAGCGCTGGGCGAAGCTGGAGAACGCCGGCGCGAACAAGCAGCGTCCGCTGTGGGCCTCGACCGGCGTCAAGGACCCCGCGTACAAGAAGACCATGTACGTCGAGGAACTGGTCGCGCCGAACACGGTGAACACCATGCCGGAGGCGACCCTGTTCGCCACCGAGGAGCAGGGCGAGATCCGCGGCGACGCCGTCGCGGGCACCTACGAGCAGGCGCGCGCCGACCTCGACGCGCTCGAGAAGCTCGGGATCTCCTACGACGAGGTGGTCCAGCTCCTGGAGGACGAGGGCGTCGAGAAGTTCGAGGCGGCCTGGAACGACCTGCTCAAGTCGACCGAGGCGGAGCTTCAGCGCCTCGCCCCCTCGGAGGGCTGA